The Maridesulfovibrio zosterae DSM 11974 genome contains a region encoding:
- the priA gene encoding replication restart helicase PriA produces the protein MTTLWQACLASPPYSIYTYEAPADLPILMEGQRVLVPLGRSVRVAFLIETVDVPPENVELKSIIWPLEKEPLLNFNHFKLYRNIGTRQMLPLGKVLENVVPKRFRSAKISFTIADRSFPARLKALDIARLPTERRMELVNIYDQGRMNVSLPASIEKEEYVSLTSDPPWPVRPNAARQLQILEYIFENGPREKGFLKNIMGDWTAGVIKKLHSDSLIKIGAAPEEEHNPSEKCVTTSTKWNFVPSEQQERAIIKLNDALDSQKSVVKLLHGITGSGKTLVYMTAARKCMEQGRSVIVLVPEIALAYALWNSICPLFPDTRKYLYHGYQTPVRKEAIFRAVAENDSPALIVGTRSALFLPLRNLGMIIVDEEHDESYKQEERLPYQAKEVAYFLAQINKSLLVLGSATPDIKTFHAAQQGAFDIIPMEKRVGKSVLPAVKVVDTSAIKNPEIPFAPETEARLKEVVAKGEQAVIMLNRRGFSPLIYCTDCEEPFKCPQCNVSMTYHKGRERVICHYCGNAYPFPLPCSTCGGSNLLPLGGGTERLEEQVTKALPPETKILRLDRDSTRRQEKLDEILKSFARGEAQVLVGTQMLSKGHNFPGVTLVVVSEGDLGLNLPDYRSAERTFQLLVQVSGRAGRGDKPGEVIIQTRNPQNPIWGAVTSADYKTFFEKEIEKRKRFRYPPFTKLTLIRISHPMSWNGEQLCPPFFNIIRDAAKEFGIMAMGPVPAPLAQLRGRKRFNCLLKSDDWMKTRELYAEILRRNPDKKEIRIAMDLDPVNML, from the coding sequence ATGACTACACTCTGGCAAGCTTGCCTCGCCAGCCCTCCATACTCTATTTATACCTATGAAGCTCCCGCTGATCTTCCAATTTTGATGGAAGGACAGCGGGTTCTTGTTCCTTTGGGACGTTCTGTGAGGGTGGCATTTTTAATTGAAACAGTCGATGTTCCTCCTGAGAATGTTGAGTTGAAATCAATTATCTGGCCTTTGGAAAAAGAGCCATTACTCAATTTCAACCATTTTAAGTTATATCGTAATATTGGTACACGGCAGATGCTTCCGCTTGGTAAAGTGCTTGAAAATGTCGTGCCCAAACGTTTTCGCAGTGCTAAAATTTCATTTACAATTGCTGACAGATCTTTTCCTGCCAGACTTAAGGCTCTTGATATTGCAAGGCTTCCTACAGAAAGGAGAATGGAGCTTGTCAACATATACGATCAAGGGCGTATGAATGTCAGTCTTCCTGCATCTATCGAGAAGGAAGAATACGTCAGTCTTACTTCCGATCCTCCGTGGCCTGTGCGTCCCAATGCGGCTCGTCAGTTGCAAATTCTAGAATATATTTTTGAAAATGGTCCCCGTGAGAAAGGTTTTCTCAAGAATATTATGGGAGACTGGACTGCCGGAGTCATAAAAAAACTCCATTCTGATTCTTTGATAAAAATTGGTGCTGCACCGGAAGAAGAACATAATCCTTCTGAAAAATGTGTCACGACATCCACTAAGTGGAACTTTGTACCTTCAGAACAGCAGGAGCGGGCAATAATTAAACTTAATGATGCTCTTGATAGTCAGAAAAGTGTTGTTAAACTGCTACACGGTATTACCGGAAGCGGTAAGACACTTGTTTACATGACAGCGGCTCGTAAGTGTATGGAACAAGGACGCTCTGTAATTGTTCTGGTTCCTGAAATTGCTTTGGCATATGCTTTGTGGAATAGTATTTGTCCTTTATTTCCCGATACCCGCAAATATCTTTATCATGGATATCAGACTCCTGTCCGCAAAGAAGCCATTTTTCGTGCTGTTGCAGAGAACGATAGTCCCGCCCTCATAGTAGGAACAAGATCAGCTCTTTTTTTGCCGCTACGTAATCTGGGGATGATTATTGTAGATGAGGAACATGATGAATCCTACAAGCAGGAGGAACGTCTTCCATACCAAGCTAAAGAGGTTGCGTATTTTTTAGCTCAAATAAATAAAAGTTTACTCGTATTGGGGTCAGCTACTCCAGATATCAAGACTTTTCATGCTGCTCAGCAAGGTGCCTTTGATATTATTCCTATGGAAAAGAGAGTGGGCAAGTCTGTGTTGCCTGCAGTCAAAGTTGTAGACACCAGTGCTATTAAAAATCCGGAAATACCTTTTGCTCCCGAAACTGAAGCCCGGCTGAAAGAAGTGGTCGCTAAAGGTGAACAGGCGGTAATCATGCTTAACCGCCGTGGATTTTCACCGTTGATTTATTGTACTGATTGTGAGGAACCATTCAAGTGTCCACAGTGTAACGTCAGTATGACATATCATAAGGGCAGAGAGCGTGTAATCTGCCATTATTGCGGTAATGCCTATCCTTTTCCTTTGCCATGTTCTACATGCGGTGGAAGTAATCTGCTACCCCTTGGTGGGGGGACTGAGCGACTTGAGGAGCAGGTTACCAAGGCTTTACCACCGGAAACAAAGATTCTACGTTTAGATAGAGATTCAACTCGCAGGCAGGAAAAACTTGATGAAATACTTAAAAGTTTTGCAAGAGGTGAGGCTCAGGTATTAGTCGGGACTCAGATGCTTTCCAAAGGCCATAACTTCCCAGGTGTAACTTTAGTAGTTGTTTCTGAAGGTGATCTGGGTTTGAACCTGCCGGACTATCGTTCCGCTGAACGAACATTTCAGCTATTAGTCCAAGTTTCAGGAAGAGCTGGGCGCGGTGATAAACCGGGTGAAGTCATAATCCAGACTCGGAACCCGCAAAATCCCATTTGGGGTGCGGTAACATCTGCTGATTATAAAACTTTTTTTGAAAAAGAAATTGAGAAGCGTAAGCGGTTTCGTTATCCGCCGTTTACAAAACTTACCTTGATCAGAATCAGCCATCCCATGAGTTGGAATGGTGAGCAGCTTTGTCCTCCTTTTTTCAATATAATTCGTGATGCTGCAAAAGAATTCGGCATTATGGCAATGGGACCTGTTCCAGCTCCTCTGGCTCAGCTTAGAGGTCGGAAACGATTTAACTGTCTTCTTAAATCTGACGATTGGATGAAAACCCGTGAACTATATGCAGAAATATTGCGTAGAAATCCTGATAAAAAAGAGATTCGAATAGCTATGGACCTTGATCCTGTTAATATGCTTTAG